GTGGGGAGGAATCTTCCCCATCCATAATGTATGTAGATTTTCCAACTGAACCCCAGGAACTATTATTAGGATTTCTCAACAGTACCATAGATGCCCAAGTGCGAGAAATGTTAGCTTCTCAACCTCTACTAGAAACTAGAGTGATGGCATCTTTACCATCTGCGGTGCGACAGTGGTTGCAAGGTTTAACCAGTGCATCTCACACAGTGAATGCAGATGCAATGGAAGTAGAAAGATTAGAAGCAGCCCTGAAATCTTGGACTATGCCGTTGCAATATCAACTGGTAGGAAAACCCTCGTTTCGCGCCTGTTTTCAACTGCTTCCCCCTGCTTCTGGGGCAACAGATTGGATATTGGCATATTTTCTCCAAGCTGCGGATGATGAAAATTTATTAGTGGATGCGGCAACTATTTGGCATCACCCAGTTGAACAATTAGTTTATCAAAATCGCACCATTGATCAACCCCAAGAAACTTTATTGCGGGGCTTGGGTTTAGCTTCGCGATTATATCCAGTTCTTACACCGAGTTTAGAAACAGAATATCCCCAATGTTGTCGCCTCAACCCATTACAAGCTTATGAATTTATCAAGTCTGTAGCTTGGCGATTTGAAGATAGTGGTTTGGGGGTAATTTTACCTCCTAGTTTGACTAACCGCGAAGGATGGGCGAACCGTTTGGGGTTAAAAATTAGTGCTGAAACTCAAAAGAAAAAACAGGGACGCTTGGGTTTACAAAGTTTACTGAATTTTCAATGGCAATTGGCAATTGGTGGACAAACAATTTCTAAAACCGAGTTTAATAAACTGGTAGCTTTAAATAGCCCACTGGTAGAAATTAACGGCGAATGGGTGGAATTGCGACCCCAGGATATTAAAACAGCACAGACATTTTTTGCTTCTCGTAAAGACGAAATGACGCTTTCTTTGGAAGATGCTTTACGCCTCAGTTCTGGCGATACCCAAGCGATTGAAAAGTTACCTGTGGTCAGTTTTGAAGCATCTGGGACATTGCAAGAGTTAATTGGGGCGTTAACCAATAATCAAGCCATTTCACCCCTCCCAACACCTGCAAATTTTCAAGGACAGTTACGACCTTATCAAGAAAGAGGGGCGGCTTGGCTGGCTTTCTTAGAACGTTGGGGTTTAGGTGCTTGTTTGGCTGATGATATGGGGCTGGGAAAAACAATTCAGTTAATTGCCTTTTTACTGCACCTCAAAGAACAAGACGCACTGGAAAATCCCACATTACTTGTTTGTCCGACTTCTATTTTAGGTAACTGGGAACGGGAAATTAAAAAATTTGCTCCTACTCTCAAAGTTTTACAGCACCACGGCGATAAACGTCTCAAAGGTAAAGCGTTTGTAGAAGCAGTCAAAAAACACGATGTAATTATTACCAGTTACTCACTCGTTCACCGGGATATTAAATCTTTGCAGAGTGTCGATTGGCAAACAGTTGTATTAGATGAAGCCCAGAATGTGAAAAATCCTGAAGCTAAACAATCGCAGGCTGTGAGGGGATTAAAAACTACATTTCGCATAGCTTTAACAGGGACACCAGTAGAAAACAAACTGCAAGAATTGTGGTCTATTTTAGATTTTCTTAATCCTGGGTATTTGGGAAATCGTCAATTTTTCCAGAGACGGTTTGCTATGCCAATTGAAAAGTATGGTGATACAGCATCTTTAAATCAATTGCGGGGTTTAGTTCAACCGTTTATTCTACGTCGTCTGAAAACAGATCGTGATATTATTCAAGATTTGCCAGAAAAGCAAGAAATGACGGTTTTTTGTGGGCTTGCGGCTGAACAAGCTGCACTTTATCAACAAGTAGTTGAAGCATCTTTAGTAGAAATTGAATCTGCTGAGGGTTTGCAACGTCGAGGGATGATTTTAGCTTTACTTGTGAAACTTAAACAAATCTGTAATCATCCAGCCCAATATTTGAAAGCCGCGACATTACAAGAACATAGTTCTGCTAAACTGCAACGGCTAGATGAAATGTTAACGGTAGCTTTGGAGGAAGGAGATAGGGCTTTAATTTTCACTCAATTTGCTGAATGGGGTAAGTTATTAAAAGCTCATTTACAACAAACACTTGGGAAAGAAATATTCTTTTTATATGGTGGTAGCAGTAAAAAACAACGCGAGGAAATGATTGACCGTTTCCAACATGACCCCCAAGGACCTCCGATTATGATTCTTTCTTTAAAAGCGGGTGGGGTAGGCTTGAATTTAACCAGGGCTAATCATGTATTTCACTTTGATAGATGGTGGAATCCCGCAGTGGAAAATCAAGCGACAGATAGAGTATTTCGTATTGGTCAAACCCGGAATGTGCAAGTGCATAAATTTGTCTGTACTGGCACATTAGAAGAAAAAATTCATGACATGATTGAAAGTAAAAAACAATTAGCGGAACAAGTAGTTGGTGCTGGTGAGGAGTGGCTGACTGAAATGAATACTGACCAATTGCGTGATTTACTCATTCTTGATCGCAGTGCCATAATTGATGAGGATGAAGTTTAAAGAATAATAAAGTAGTATAAGAACCCCACCCCCAACCCCCTCCCCGCCAGCGAGGAGGGGGCTATGATATACCTTATATGATTAGGAAAAGCTATATGAAAATAGCACCGCAATTAAAGCTTTTTTTCCAATTTTCTTTACTCAGAAAACAAGATGACAAACAAGATAGACCATGACCGCTTATTCAAAGAACTAATATCAAACTTTTTCATAGAATTTATAGAATTATTCTTTCCTCAAGTGATTGAATATATAGACACCACATCAATTACATTTTTAGACAAAGAAATATTTACGGATGTCACCGCAGGAGACAAATATGAAACAGACCTAATAGTTAAAGTAAAATTTCTAGGGCAACCGTCTTACTTTGTGATTCATATTGAAGCTGAATCAGGTGCAAGACCGAAATTTAATCAAAGAATGTTTCGTTATTTTGCGAGATTAGATGAAAAATTGGACTTACCAATATATCCGATAGTTATATTTTCCTACGACTCACCCAAAACCGTAGCCGTGAATAACTATCAAATCAACTTTCCCGATTTTGAAGTGCTAAAATTTAATTATCAAGTAGTGCAACTGAATCAACTCAACTGGCGAGACTTTTTAATTCGTCCAAATCCAGTTGCATCGGCTTTGATGTCAAAAATGAATATAGCACCAGAAGATAGGCCAAAAGTCAAAGCGGAATGTTTAAGGTTATTAGTTACCTTAAAATTAAATCCAGCCAAAATGCAATTGATATCAGGGTTCATTGACACGTATTTGAGATTGAATAAAATAGAAGAAGAGAAATTTCAAGCAGAAATAGGTACATTAATCAAAGAAGAGAAGGAGGAAGTTATGCAAATTGTCACCAGTTGGATGGAAGAAGGAATTGAGACAGGCATTGAAAGAGGCATTGAAAGAGAAAAAAATTTGATTCTCAGGTTAATTAATAAAAAGTTTGGAGAAATTGATAGAGAATTAGAAACTGAAATCAGAAGTTTAAATATAGAAGTTATTGAGGCTTTAGGAGAGGCAATATTTGATTTAAATACTGTAGAAAATTTGCAAAGTTGGGTAAATAATTTATAACAAGTTTAGAATAGGTAGATATTGCTGATCATAAGCCTTTTGTTATAGAGTCAAATCATTTTATAGCGGTTATCAGTTAAGTGAGATATATATAAGAACCCCACCCGCAAGCGAGGAGGGGGCTATGATGTAATTCATTCTAGTGCATACCGCTATATTGCTAGGATTTTGCTTGTATACCTGATCCAACCAAATGTTGGCATTTATTTATGAATAACGATACCTTACAAGCAAGTAGAGAATGGTGGTCACAAAAGTGGCTAGAGTTACTGGATTCTTATCGGTTTAAAAAGCGTTTGGAACGGGCGAGGAATTATTCTCGTCAGGGTAATGTTTTAAATATTGAGTTTAAAGGGGCAAAGGTTTTAGCGAGAGTTCAAGGTAGTGAACCTGAACCTTATAAGGTTTCTCTTTCTATTGACCATTTTACTGAGGAGGAATGGGGTTATGTGATTGAAACTATGTCCCAAAGAGCTATTTTTGCAGCGAAGCTGTTAGCGGGGGAAATGCCTCAAAATATTGAGGAGGTGTTTACAGCCAATGGTTTGTCTTTGTTTCCGTTTACACTTTCTGATGTTCACAGTAAATGCTCTTGTCCTGATAAGGCAAATCCTTGTAAACATATTGGTGCTGTATACTATCAGTTAGGCGATCGCTTCAGTGAAGACCCGTTTGTGCTGTTTCAGTTACGCGGACGCACTAAAGAGCAAATTATCAGCGATTTACGTCAATTACGCGGTGCTAAGGTGGAAGTCACAGCACCGGAGACATCTGAAATTACACAGCCGACGACTCAGCCCCAAACCTCTGTTAACCTTAATGATTTTTGGCAATATCATGAACCTCTAGAGTCTTCCTTAGTGGTGATTACGCCGTCGGGTAGCGAAACGGTATTAGATGTATTGGGGGCGATTCCTTTAGCCAAAACTGAAGAAAGTACAGTCAGTTTAACCAATGCTGATGTGGTGACGAAATATTTAGATACTGTTTATAAACAGGTGAGTCAGCAAGCTATGTTAGCAGCGATGAATATGGGCGGCGGTTGATGGGATTGGGAGCATCTGGATTTTGTAGAAATCCCTAGACAACCTCACCCCAACCCTCTCCTTCTCCCAAAGGGAGACGCTACGCGAAAGTAAGGAGAGGGAGCCGGAATCTTTTCTAATCCTGTAATGGAAAACTCTCCTCGCAGCAAAGGAAGCCCCAGAGAAGAACCAGGAATGCTGAAAGATTGTTGCAGGTTCCAATTTCTTCTAAACTGACTAAATAAGTTTTAAATCTCAATAGCTCCTCGTGATGGATAACGATTCGGAATATATCAGGGAAACGGAAGCTACTCGTGTACGTGTACTCAGTGAAGCACTACCTTACATTCAACAATTTGTGGGTCGGACTGTTGTTGTCAAATATGGTGGTGCAGCTATGAAAGATAGCACCCTCAAAGACAAAGTAATGCGGGATATTGTCTTTTTATCCTGCGTTGGCTTACGTCCCATTCTGGTACATGGTGGTGGACCGGAAATCAATAGTTGGTTAACTAAACTGGGTATTGAAGCACAATTTAAAAATGGTCTGCGGGTGACAGATGCGCCCACTATGGATGTGGTGGAGATGGTTTTGGTTGGTCGAGTTAATAAGGAAATTGTTTCTCTGATTAGCCGCGCTGGGGGTTTGGCGGTGGGACTTTGTGGTAAGGATGGTAATTTGATTACAGCCCGTCCCCAGGATCAAGAAGGTATCGGTTTTGTGGGGGAAGTGAGTGGTGTCAATATCAAAATTTTGGAAACTCTCTCTAGTAATGGCTATATTCCGGTGGTGTCTAGTGTAGCTACTGATGAGAAGGGTCAAGCTTATAACATTAACGCTGATACTGTGGCTGGGGAAATTGCGGCCGCTTTGGGTGCGGAAAAGTTAATTTTACTGACTGACACGCCAGGTATTCTTAAGGATTACAAAGATCCATCTAGTTTGATTCCGAAGGTAGATATTCGTCAAGCCCGTGAACTGATTACTAATGGTATCGTTAGCGGTGGGATGATTCCAAAAGTGAATTGTTGTGTGCGATCGCTTGCCCAAGGCGTAAGTGCGGCACATATTATTGATGGTCGCATTCCCCACGCTCTATTACTAGAGGTATTTACTGATGGTGGTATTGGGACGATGATCCTTGGTTCTCAGTTTACGTAAAACCGGGAGGATTCTGATTTTTACCTACCTGGGATAGTTGAAAATTACGCGTGAGCGCCCTGTGGATCTTACACGATGCCGATTCATCTTCACCTGCGATCGCCCTCTCAATAATGTACGTTGCTGTGAATTATTATGGAAAATCACTGGATTAACTAGGGTTGAGTTCTGAATTACGGGATTAATTAAAGTTGGATTAATCAACCCAGAATTAGGGTTCACATTCGGCTTAACTACAGGATAGGAGTGATAATCGCGATCGCTGCGTCTGGTGGGAATTAGCCCGGTTCTTGGATCTACAGGCATGGGGGTAGAAATCGGACTACCATAAATAAAAGAACCAACAGCAGGCGGCTGATTAATTCTCACAGTGTTATTAATGATAATAACGCTCCCGGCAGCAGCCGGGGTCATTGTAGCGCTGATTACAGGGAAAATTATTCCTATTACCAGCCAATTCAGTTGTAAATGCTTGATTTTTAGCATATTTTTGCTTACCTGTATTTGATAATTTGAATTGTTTCTCAGTAAATATCCGTAGCTACTTAGTTAGAATTTTAAACGTTTATCAACTTCCATTGTGTCAGCTTTTAATAAAGTTCTCAAAAGTTGGCTGAAATGGCAAAATTTAAAGCAGTGCTGATTGGTGTGTAAAACGTGAGTACAGAAAGTTTAGAAATTGCCAGAAGTCGTTATCAGGCTGGAAAACTTAACTTTGAAAATGGGAAATATCGAGAAGCTGTGGAAAATCTGGAAAAAGCCAGCGCCCTGTTATCTCGAAATTCTCGCCTTGGGGGTGAAGTTGAAATTTGGCTGGTAACAGCTTATGAAGCAGCCGGTCAGACCGAAGAAGCGATCGCTCTTTGTCAACAACTCCAACGTCATCCTTTCCCAGAAACGAGCAAACAAGCAAAGGATTTACTTTATATTTTAAAAGCTCCGAAACTCCAACGCCCCAGTGAGTGGATGACCGAAATCCCCGATTTAGGCACATTGTCTGATAATGATGCCAAAATGAGAGCATCTGGAAATTCCCCGAAATCGGCTCGCCAAGCACCTGCTGAACCAGAATTAGTAGACCTCAGCCAGGTGAATACCCAAGATAATCGCTTTATTTGGGTGTCACTAATTGTGATTGTGCTAACACTCTCATACTTGGCTTGGTTAAGTTTTTAGGATTTTCCATTAAGCCACACAAGCTATCATCCAGAATTAGTATTAGTCAAGATTAGTTACGAATATTTGACTTTTTGGGAGATATATAATGAATGCTTCTATTTTCAGAAAGATTTTACTGAAATTCATTAGAGCCTTGAGTTTTGTGTTCATAAAAATAAGATTATTCATCAAGCTGATGAGTCGGAATCTCATTCATCGAATCTTTCCGATAAAAAATCCTATTTTGTGGCTGGTTCTGTTATCGTCACTGCTGCTAACTGGTTGTGTCGATTACGATGCAGGAGTGAAGTTTAATAACTCAAATAGTGGCGAAATAGTACAGCATATTAAATTGGGAGAACGACTCACCAGCTTTAGTGGTGATTATGTATATGAATGGTTACACAGCATAGAACGTCGCGCCCGTCAACTAGAAGGCAAAACCCAACGGATTTCTCCAGAAGAAATTATTGTCAAAATTCCCTTCAGTAATGGTCAAGAGTTGCAAGAGAAATTCAACGATTTTTTTAACTCTCGGACTAATCAAAAAGCAGAGGCTGTGCAGAAAGCACCTGAATCAGCAACACCGAAAATTGAATCTAATTTACTGATAGATCAAAACAATTTTGTGCTGTTAGTGAAGAATCGCTTAATTTATGATTTAGACTTGCGATCGCTCTCCTTAATTGCCAGCCGAGGTAACGTCCTGTCTGATACTGAATCAATTCTCAACCTCAAATTTAGCTTAAAAACCCCTTGGGGAGCCAGAAATATGCAACAAACCGAAACTGCTATCAGTCCCCAAAAGCAAGGAAAGCAGTTAGTATGGCAGCTCAAACCCGGTGAACTCAACCATATAGAAGTAGTTTTCTGGTTACCTAATCCCCTCGGTATTGGTGGTTTATTAATTATCCTGTTCATCTGGGGAGGAATTTACCTAAGATATACTTTTATGCCAGATCCCAGAGTTCAATTTGCACCTGATACCAAAGTAGCAGCGACCGAGTAAGAAGCAGGGGTGAGCAGGTAGGGTGCGTTATGGACGTTAGGACTAACGCACCGATAAGTTAGGATGGTGCGTTGCGCTACGCGACAACACACCCTACTTCTAAAATTGCCAATCCAAAATCCAAAATTAATTGCCCCTACTACTCAAGGTGATAAGCGCTCAATTTTCCAATTGTGATTATTGCCGCGAGTATACAGCAAGCGGTCATGCAGACGACTGGAGCGACCTTGCCAAAACTCAATTTCTCTGGGGATGACTCGGTATCCTCCCCAATGAGGTGGACGGGGAACTTCCTGATTTTTATATTTGTCCTGAAATTCCTGCAATTGTTGCTCTAAAACTTCCCTCCCCACAATTACCTCACTTTGATTAGAAGCCCACGCACCTAAACGACTATTGGGCGGTCGCATTTCAAAATAACTATCAGACTGTTCTGGGGAAATTTTCTCGACTGTCCCCACAATTCTGACTTGACGTTCCAATTCCGCCCACCAAAAGACTAAAGCTGCTTGGGGATTTGCTGCTAGTTCTTGTCCTTTATGACTGTTGTAATTAGTGAACAAAACAAAGCCCCGTTCATCGAAATCTTTCAGCAATACCATTCTGGCTGAAGGCTGACCATCTGGTGTAGCAGTAGCCAGAGTCATAGCATTCGGTTCAGGAAGTTGGGCTGCTAATGCTTGCTCAAACCATTTTTTAAACTGAATAAAGGGATTAGGGTTAATCTCGGTTTCACTCAAACCTTCCAAGGTGTAATCTTTGCGAAGGTCTGCTACGGTCTTGTCCATGTCAATTTGTATATTTTAGATAAGTTTGTTGACACTCACCGGCCTAAAGGCGCGGTGATTCTTTGTTCACAGACCCAACTTGCTCATACAGGATTTCTCCAACATGAGTAGCGGTCGAATCTCCCAAAGCGTTCGGATCTATGCTTCGACTTCGGTCAGCATCCATCCAAGTTCCCGTATGCCCTACGGTACTCAAGGCTAATTTCAGAATATTGATAGCAGCATTCCAGTCCCTATCTAAAACAAACCCACATTCACAAATATGACTTCTTGTTGATAAAGACTTTTTGACCATTGCCCCACAACTAGAGCATTCTTGAGAAGTATAAGCAGGATTAACAGCTACAGTTATCTTGCTAAACTTAACACCAAAATACTCTAACCATTTCCTGAATTGATACCAACCAGCATCATTAATAGATTTAGCGAGACAATGATTTTTCACCAAATTTTTAATCCTCAAATCTTCATAGGCTACCAAATCGTTAGACTGGATTACGCAACGCGCCACTCGCTTGGCGTGTTCTTGACGTTGCCTACTTATTTTGAGGTGTACTCGCCCTAATTTATTAATGGCTTTTTTCCGGTTAGCAGAGCCTTTCTTTTTACGAGAAACACGACGTTGATAAAACTTTAATCGTTTTTCTCCTGTGCGATAAAATCTAGGATTAGGTTCACTATGCCCATTACTATCAGTGTAGAACTCTTTCAGACCCATATCCAAGCCTATGATTTTACCAGTTGGATCTGTTTCTACTTTGTTCTCTACACTAATTAAAAATTGGGTGTAATATCCGTCAGCGCGACGTACCAACCTAACTCGTTTTACCTGTTCTATGGGGTAAAAATTTAAATCCCACGTTCCTTTTAGCTTAAGCTTGCCAATTCCTTTCTTGTCTGTGAAAGTTATTTGTTTTCTCGTTTCTGACAACTTCCATCCAGAAGTTTTGTATTCCACTGAACGGTTATTTTTTTGAAATTTTGGATAACCTTTCTTCCCCGGAATACCTTTTTTGCAATTGTCATAAAAACGGGATATTGAGCTATAAGCTCTTTCTATCGCGGCTTGACAAGCACTAGAATTTAAACAATTAGCAAAAGAAAACTCTTGTCTGATAGCTTTACTTAGACGATATAATTCTTTTTGTCCTACTCCTTTATTATCC
The window above is part of the Nodularia spumigena CCY9414 genome. Proteins encoded here:
- the argB gene encoding acetylglutamate kinase; its protein translation is MMDNDSEYIRETEATRVRVLSEALPYIQQFVGRTVVVKYGGAAMKDSTLKDKVMRDIVFLSCVGLRPILVHGGGPEINSWLTKLGIEAQFKNGLRVTDAPTMDVVEMVLVGRVNKEIVSLISRAGGLAVGLCGKDGNLITARPQDQEGIGFVGEVSGVNIKILETLSSNGYIPVVSSVATDEKGQAYNINADTVAGEIAAALGAEKLILLTDTPGILKDYKDPSSLIPKVDIRQARELITNGIVSGGMIPKVNCCVRSLAQGVSAAHIIDGRIPHALLLEVFTDGGIGTMILGSQFT
- a CDS encoding SWIM zinc finger family protein, encoding MNNDTLQASREWWSQKWLELLDSYRFKKRLERARNYSRQGNVLNIEFKGAKVLARVQGSEPEPYKVSLSIDHFTEEEWGYVIETMSQRAIFAAKLLAGEMPQNIEEVFTANGLSLFPFTLSDVHSKCSCPDKANPCKHIGAVYYQLGDRFSEDPFVLFQLRGRTKEQIISDLRQLRGAKVEVTAPETSEITQPTTQPQTSVNLNDFWQYHEPLESSLVVITPSGSETVLDVLGAIPLAKTEESTVSLTNADVVTKYLDTVYKQVSQQAMLAAMNMGGG
- the pdxH gene encoding pyridoxamine 5'-phosphate oxidase encodes the protein MDKTVADLRKDYTLEGLSETEINPNPFIQFKKWFEQALAAQLPEPNAMTLATATPDGQPSARMVLLKDFDERGFVLFTNYNSHKGQELAANPQAALVFWWAELERQVRIVGTVEKISPEQSDSYFEMRPPNSRLGAWASNQSEVIVGREVLEQQLQEFQDKYKNQEVPRPPHWGGYRVIPREIEFWQGRSSRLHDRLLYTRGNNHNWKIERLSP
- a CDS encoding DEAD/DEAH box helicase, with product MAILHGNWLVRNQNGCLFIWGETWRSSRVDFALNVSQDIPLHPLVMSPIDLSELLSYHNIKIPSLIQQSQVALSGTGRTRKSTSTTKFSWTTHSLIIDLPTHISENNPQEIEFISPLHSATLGSEINSPQYLQPWRVEGFCLNPTEAIKFLAAVPLNAAREEDTLFGGDLRFWSQIARWSLDLISRCKFLPTIQRQFDSSIVARWQVLLDSAIDGTRLEKFSAKMPLACRTYRKGMGSGEWGVGSGEESSPSIMYVDFPTEPQELLLGFLNSTIDAQVREMLASQPLLETRVMASLPSAVRQWLQGLTSASHTVNADAMEVERLEAALKSWTMPLQYQLVGKPSFRACFQLLPPASGATDWILAYFLQAADDENLLVDAATIWHHPVEQLVYQNRTIDQPQETLLRGLGLASRLYPVLTPSLETEYPQCCRLNPLQAYEFIKSVAWRFEDSGLGVILPPSLTNREGWANRLGLKISAETQKKKQGRLGLQSLLNFQWQLAIGGQTISKTEFNKLVALNSPLVEINGEWVELRPQDIKTAQTFFASRKDEMTLSLEDALRLSSGDTQAIEKLPVVSFEASGTLQELIGALTNNQAISPLPTPANFQGQLRPYQERGAAWLAFLERWGLGACLADDMGLGKTIQLIAFLLHLKEQDALENPTLLVCPTSILGNWEREIKKFAPTLKVLQHHGDKRLKGKAFVEAVKKHDVIITSYSLVHRDIKSLQSVDWQTVVLDEAQNVKNPEAKQSQAVRGLKTTFRIALTGTPVENKLQELWSILDFLNPGYLGNRQFFQRRFAMPIEKYGDTASLNQLRGLVQPFILRRLKTDRDIIQDLPEKQEMTVFCGLAAEQAALYQQVVEASLVEIESAEGLQRRGMILALLVKLKQICNHPAQYLKAATLQEHSSAKLQRLDEMLTVALEEGDRALIFTQFAEWGKLLKAHLQQTLGKEIFFLYGGSSKKQREEMIDRFQHDPQGPPIMILSLKAGGVGLNLTRANHVFHFDRWWNPAVENQATDRVFRIGQTRNVQVHKFVCTGTLEEKIHDMIESKKQLAEQVVGAGEEWLTEMNTDQLRDLLILDRSAIIDEDEV
- a CDS encoding RNA-guided endonuclease InsQ/TnpB family protein, whose protein sequence is MIVLEFKLRGKTTQYAAIDEAIRTAQFVRNKAIRFWMDNKGVGQKELYRLSKAIRQEFSFANCLNSSACQAAIERAYSSISRFYDNCKKGIPGKKGYPKFQKNNRSVEYKTSGWKLSETRKQITFTDKKGIGKLKLKGTWDLNFYPIEQVKRVRLVRRADGYYTQFLISVENKVETDPTGKIIGLDMGLKEFYTDSNGHSEPNPRFYRTGEKRLKFYQRRVSRKKKGSANRKKAINKLGRVHLKISRQRQEHAKRVARCVIQSNDLVAYEDLRIKNLVKNHCLAKSINDAGWYQFRKWLEYFGVKFSKITVAVNPAYTSQECSSCGAMVKKSLSTRSHICECGFVLDRDWNAAINILKLALSTVGHTGTWMDADRSRSIDPNALGDSTATHVGEILYEQVGSVNKESPRL
- a CDS encoding tetratricopeptide repeat protein; translation: MSTESLEIARSRYQAGKLNFENGKYREAVENLEKASALLSRNSRLGGEVEIWLVTAYEAAGQTEEAIALCQQLQRHPFPETSKQAKDLLYILKAPKLQRPSEWMTEIPDLGTLSDNDAKMRASGNSPKSARQAPAEPELVDLSQVNTQDNRFIWVSLIVIVLTLSYLAWLSF
- a CDS encoding DUF4351 domain-containing protein; this encodes MTNKIDHDRLFKELISNFFIEFIELFFPQVIEYIDTTSITFLDKEIFTDVTAGDKYETDLIVKVKFLGQPSYFVIHIEAESGARPKFNQRMFRYFARLDEKLDLPIYPIVIFSYDSPKTVAVNNYQINFPDFEVLKFNYQVVQLNQLNWRDFLIRPNPVASALMSKMNIAPEDRPKVKAECLRLLVTLKLNPAKMQLISGFIDTYLRLNKIEEEKFQAEIGTLIKEEKEEVMQIVTSWMEEGIETGIERGIEREKNLILRLINKKFGEIDRELETEIRSLNIEVIEALGEAIFDLNTVENLQSWVNNL
- a CDS encoding DUF3153 domain-containing protein, giving the protein MNASIFRKILLKFIRALSFVFIKIRLFIKLMSRNLIHRIFPIKNPILWLVLLSSLLLTGCVDYDAGVKFNNSNSGEIVQHIKLGERLTSFSGDYVYEWLHSIERRARQLEGKTQRISPEEIIVKIPFSNGQELQEKFNDFFNSRTNQKAEAVQKAPESATPKIESNLLIDQNNFVLLVKNRLIYDLDLRSLSLIASRGNVLSDTESILNLKFSLKTPWGARNMQQTETAISPQKQGKQLVWQLKPGELNHIEVVFWLPNPLGIGGLLIILFIWGGIYLRYTFMPDPRVQFAPDTKVAATE